One Helianthus annuus cultivar XRQ/B chromosome 7, HanXRQr2.0-SUNRISE, whole genome shotgun sequence genomic region harbors:
- the LOC110884446 gene encoding uncharacterized protein LOC110884446, with translation MEAPITGMKIALSAISQFPVTIDEEIKTLLQSAQMLKLQHPKPYDDAVTVPERKHTPTLVNISPTRENLPVFFFLSCFELLINANPKPESLDAQKVNIAKKTRVEKIVGQSITERVVFALKCSIALGLAVLLGMFFDKKNGYWSGLTIAISFVEGRLPIFTVANNRVKGTAIGSVYGVLGSCLLHQVAELRFIILLPWIVFTSMLHHSQMYGESGGIAAVISALLILGRKNYGPPKQFAIARLTEVSIGLFCMVLLEITLQPVRAATVVKLQVSQCLGTLDECLNHIACPKENIRKMKSDLNGLRNRIKDARSEPSFWFLPFKASCYNNARERLSKMVDLMQIMTYNIEFISSLSQSCDGGWKELEQHINGNLEILKENTSPCVKCLQKITLVRSNETFDRHVQESEGFFDLESGSQPTEAAMKVMDAFVHRIKDVTDKIESQECKRKVTLHLNSLGFCIASIVGETMQVEKCIKEIIRCENPGLMINYKNDIANAPVQITK, from the coding sequence ATGGAAGCACCAATTACCGGAATGAAAATAGCGTTATCCGCCATCTCTCAGTTTCCTGTCACGATTGATGAAGAGATAAAGACCCTCTTGCAAAGTGCACAAATGCTAAAACTCCAGCACCCTAAACCATATGATGACGCGGTTACCGTTCCTGAACGAAAACACACACCAACTCTTGTTAACATTTCACCAACCCGCGAAAACCTACCCGTGTTTTTCTTCTTatcatgctttgaactgcttatAAACGCGAACCCTAAACCCGAATCACTCGACGCCCAGAAGGTTAACATAGCTAAAAAAACAAGAGTCGAGAAAATCGTGGGTCAATCGATTACTGAGCGGGTCGTGTTTGCTTTAAAGTGTTCGATCGCGTTAGGTCTAGCGGTCCTTCTAGGCATGTTTTTCGACAAAAAGAACGGTTACTGGTCGGGGCTCACCATAGCCATAAGCTTTGTGGAAGGAAGACTGCCGATTTTCACGGTTGCGAATAACCGAGTAAAAGGCACAGCAATTGGCTCCGTCTACGGTGTGCTCGGAAGCTGTCTTTTACACCAAGTTGCCGAACTAAGATTCATTATTCTTCTACCGTGGATCGTTTTCACAAGCATGCTACATCATAGTCAGATGTATGGCGAAAGTGGTGGTATCGCGGCGGTGATCAGCGCACTTTTGATTCTCGGCCGGAAAAACTACGGCCCACCGAAACAATTTGCCATTGCTAGATTAACAGAGGTTTCAATTGGGCTTTTTTGCATGGTTTTGTTGGAGATCACACTGCAACCGGTTCGAGCTGCAACTGTTGTCAAACTCCAAGTGTCCCAATGCCTCGGAACATTGGATGAATGCTTAAATCATATAGCATGTCCAAAAGAAAACATCAGAAAGATGAAATCCGATTTAAACGGATTGAGGAACCGGATTAAAGATGCAAGGTCCGAGCCTAGCTTCTGGTTTCTACCTTTTAAAGCTTCTTGCTATAATAATGCGCGCGAAAGGTTATCAAAGATGGTTGATTTGATGCAGATTATGACTTATAACATTGAGTTTATATCAAGTTTGTCACAAAGTTGTGATGGTGGTTGGAAAGAGCTTGAACAGCACATCAATGGCAATTtggagattttgaaagaaaacacGAGCCCGTGTGTCAAGTGTCTACAAAAGATCACTCTGGTGAGGTCTAACGAGACCTTTGACCGCCATGTACAAGAGAGTGAAGGGTTCTTTGACTTGGAGTCAGGAAGTCAACCAACAGAAGCAGCCATGAAAGTTATGGACGCTTTTGTTCATCGCATAAAGGACGTAACGGATAAGATTGAAAGTCAAGAGTGTAAAAGAAAAGTGACCCTTCACTTGAATTCTTTAGGGTTTTGCATCGCGAGTATTGTGGGAGAAACAATGCAGGTTGAAAAATGCATCAAAGAGATCATCCGATGTGAGAATCCTGGTTTGATGATAAACTACAAGAATGACATAGCAAATGCACCAGTACAGATAACAAAGTAG